In Puntigrus tetrazona isolate hp1 chromosome 7, ASM1883169v1, whole genome shotgun sequence, the following are encoded in one genomic region:
- the muc15 gene encoding mucin-15, which translates to MKLPLGITFALLLILQTFQQVSTQIPEEWHRNSDNTDNNGEQSLSEETTAKSSKEDAQSNEDAQDKPENSSENEGQTFGSMFYSQGGEQNSTKLDESLEQSAEETSSDGPVATAPPPMIALNSSSELSNTSAEVNNTLTQDTATNTSTPESEHTDESALNRTNTTPQPETTTAESSHDESGSGYFPSDDEPTNSTTKSPTTTTKDESVQNKTTASPTEPPVYRTTTAAILPTFPKDDTTAAPEDTELNQTEAIDTRENSERGLSSDVSVGTESKKVQAWTIVLVIGIVVGLLALAAFVFLNRRNRRDFSHRKLVDEMSPDPVLRLDNSEPLDLKFDGFGYYNPGLQGDNIQMTNFPQGHSK; encoded by the exons ATGAAATTGCCACTAGGCATCACATTTGCACTTCTCTTGATACTTCAGACGTTTCAACAAGTGTCCACCCAGATACCTGAAGAATGGCACAGAAACAGTGATAACACGGACAACAATGGAGAACAATCATTAAGTGAGGAAACGACTGCTAAATCAAGTAAGGAAGACGCACAAAGCAACGAGGATGCACAAGACAAACCAGAGAACAGTTCAGAAAATGAAGGACAAACATTTGGCTCAATGTTTTATAGTCAAGGAGGAGAGCAGAACTCCACTAAATTGGACGAAAGCCTTGAGCAGTCTGCTGAGGAAACTAGTTCTGACGGTCCCGTTGCTACAGCGCCACCTCCAATGATTGCGCTTAATTCAAGTTCTGAGCTCTCAAATACATCAGCAGAAGTCAACAATACATTGACACAGGACACAGCCACAAATACCTCCACGCCAGAGTCAGAACACACAGATGAATCTGCTCTCAATCGCACCAATACCACTCCACAACCTGAGACTACCACAGCAGAGAGCAGCCATGATGAATCGGGTTCTGGATATTTTCCCTCGGATGACGAACCCACCAACAGCACTACTAAAAGTCCGACCACCACAACAAAAGATGAAAGCGTCCAGAACAAAACTACAGCGAGTCCAACCGAACCACCAGTATACAGGACTACAACGGCAGCCATTCTACCCACCTTCCCCAAAGACGACACGACTGCTGCCCCAGAGGATACAGAACTAAACCAGACCGAAGCTATTGACACCAGAGAGAATTCTGAAAGAG GTTTATCTTCAGATGTTTCAGTTGGTACCGAAAGCAAGAAAGTACAAGCATGGACCATTGTCCTAGTTATTGGGATTGTAGTGGGCCTCCTGGCCTTGGCAGCATTTGTCTTCCTGAATCGAAGGAACAGAAGAGACTTCTCTCACAGAAAACTGGTAGATGAGATGTCACCTGATCCAG ttCTAAGACTGGATAACAGTGAGCCGCTAGACCTGAAGTTCGATGGATTTGGTTACTACAACCCAGGACTACAAGGAGACAACATCCAGATGACCAACTTTCCACAGGGACATTCAAAATGA